The sequence GGCGATCACGGCGCAGGCGGGCAGGGCCAACCAGAGGGGACGAAATTTCATAGGTGCCCAAGCCTAACAACAGATCCCCCAACTTCGCAAGGAGAATGGTTGGACTCAAAAATCACTCCCCACCGCCGCCACATCCGCTAACATCCCCCGCACATGGCGAAAGGATACGAGATCCATCAGGCCCGGGCCGCGGCCCTGCAGGCGCTGGGCAAGGACCTGGCACGGCGCGCGAAGTCGAAATGCGAGCTGACCGGCGCGGCCGGGGTGCCGCTGCGTGCCTACGAAGTGCCACCGGTGGGGGCTGAACCGGACCTCGACCGCACGCTGCTGGTGTCCGAACCCTGCCTGGAGGCGCTGGAGCGCCCGAAATCGCTGGCGGGCCAGGAATGGCGTTGCCTGGTGGAAACGGTGTGGGCGGAACTCCCTGCCGCCCAGGTGGTGGCGTGGCGGATGCTGAAAGTGCTCGCCGCCCGCGAGGACTGGGCCCGCGACGCGCTGGATGAAGTTTTTCTCGATGACGCCGTCCAAGAATGGGCGGAATCTTCACCATTGGAGCCCTAATCCGCAACTTTCCGGCGCGCCGCGGGTTGCACACGCAATCATGTTGAGCGCCGGAGTCGCCACACTGCCGCAGATCGCCATGGCCGACACGGACACGCCATCCCTACCCGCTGAGGAATCCCTCGACGCGGTACTGATGGCGCGTGCCGGCAACGGGGATCACGCGGCCTTCCGCCAGATCGTGGAACGCCACCAACACGCGGTGGTGGGCACGGTGGCGAAGATGCTCGGGGATCCGGCCGAGGCCGAGGACATCGCCCAGCAGGTGTTCCTGCGGCTGTGGCGCCACGCGAAGCGCTACCGCCCCGAGGCGAAGTTCACGACCTATCTCTTCACCATCGCCCGCAACCTGGTTTTCAACGAAAGCCGCCGCCGCGGACGCCGCAAGGAAGTCTCGGTGGAGGAACGCGAGGACTCGGCGAATTTCCATCTCCCCGCCCCCACCGAACGCGAACCGGATTCCGCGCTGCTGCAGGGCGAACTCCAGGCCGCTGTCGACAAGGCCATCCAATCGCTGCCGGAAGCCCAGCGGGTGGCGGTGATCCTGCGCCGCTACGAGCAGATGCCGTATGAAGAGATCGCCAAGGTATTGGAACTGACCGTGCCGGCGATCAAGAGCCTGCTGTTCCGCGCGCGAACGACGCTGCGCGAGGCGCTGCGGGATTATTTGGACGATTGATGGGGAGCGCGGCGAACAATCGCCGCACTCCATGA comes from Luteolibacter sp. LG18 and encodes:
- a CDS encoding sigma-70 family RNA polymerase sigma factor, with the translated sequence MLSAGVATLPQIAMADTDTPSLPAEESLDAVLMARAGNGDHAAFRQIVERHQHAVVGTVAKMLGDPAEAEDIAQQVFLRLWRHAKRYRPEAKFTTYLFTIARNLVFNESRRRGRRKEVSVEEREDSANFHLPAPTEREPDSALLQGELQAAVDKAIQSLPEAQRVAVILRRYEQMPYEEIAKVLELTVPAIKSLLFRARTTLREALRDYLDD